The segment ATTCTCGACCGCGGGAACCAGCATGTGGAGCCGCACCGGCAGCTTGTTCTGCATGACCAGTTCGGCAAGCGCGAGGGCGTGGGCGGCACCGCCCATGTCCTTCTTCATCAGCCGCATGCCGCTGGCGGGCTTGATGTCGAGTCCGCCGCTGTCGAAGCACACGCCCTTGCCGATGATCGCGATGCGCGGATGCTCGGGGTTGCCCCATTCGAGCTCGATCAGCCGCGGCTCGCGACCCTTGCCCGCGGCCTGCCCGACGGCGTGGAGCATGCCATAGCCCTGCGCGAGTTCGTCGCCCTTCACCACCGAGAAGGCAGCGCCATAGGCCTTGGCGAGCTCTGCGCCAGCATCTTCCAGGTCGGCCGGGCTCATGTCGTTGGCGCCGGTGTTGATCCGGTCGCGCAGGTTGAAGGTCACGGCGGCCATCCGGACCGCTTCCTCCATCTTCACCGGGTCAGCAGTGAGCAGCACGCGCGGGCCCTGCGCCTTGGGGTCGGCCTTGCGATAGCGATCGAACTTGTACTGAGCGGCGAGCCAGCCATAGATTGCCTTGCCGGGCTCCACGCCTTCGACGCGGTAGCTGCCTTCGGGCAGCGTTTCCGCCAGCTTGGCGAGGCACCAGGGGCCCAGCTTTTCGACATTGGCGACCACCGAAACGACCGACCAGTCCTCGGGCGCATCACCGGGCAGGATCGCGCTGGAAAAGGCCGAGCCGCTGAGCTTCTGCGCGGCGGCGGCAGCGCGGTGGCGCGGCGGCTGCGCGGCGAGCCAGGCGTCATAGCCCTTGGCGTCGATCAGGTGGATGGTGCGAGCGGCCTGGCCGCGGTCGGGCTGAACGAGCGTGTTGAGATCCGTCATGCGCCTGATCTAGGACGCCGGACGCCCCGCGCCTAGCCCGCACCCCCCTGGTTTTTTGGGCAGGGCTTCCCGATCACTTCGCCGCGGGCAGCAGCGTCTTCCACCGCGCATCCAGCCTAGCCTGGGCATGGTCACGCTTCACCTTCGCCACCAGCGAAATGCCGCGCAGCGTGACGCTGTGGCCGCCGAGGAACTTGCCCGAGATGGTATAGCCGACATCGTATAGCGCCACGTCCTCGTGCGGATCGCCGTCGGCGAGGTACTGGGTGACGATCGCCACCGGCAGCCGCTCGTCGCCGCGGCTGTTGTCGGGCAGGCCGGCGACCTCGCGCGCCTTGACCAGGGCATGTTCGAACCAGCCGCCCTCGATGCGCGGCTCGCCGGTGGTCGCGGCGGGGGAGACGCCCAGCGCGGTCGGGAACAGGATGCTCTGGCTCTGTACCGATTGCTCGGCGGCAGCGGGCTTGAGCGTCAGCGTCTGGTTGCCGCCTTCGGCAGCGACCAGCACCAGCTTGGCCACCTTGGCGGATGCGCGCTGCTCGGTCGCTGCCCGCTCGGCCTTTGTTTCGCGGCGGTCGTTCCAGTTGTTCCACAGCGTGAGGCCGGAGATCAGCACCGCGGCGACGGCCAGGATCT is part of the Sphingomonas sp. genome and harbors:
- a CDS encoding leucyl aminopeptidase family protein, with translation MTDLNTLVQPDRGQAARTIHLIDAKGYDAWLAAQPPRHRAAAAAQKLSGSAFSSAILPGDAPEDWSVVSVVANVEKLGPWCLAKLAETLPEGSYRVEGVEPGKAIYGWLAAQYKFDRYRKADPKAQGPRVLLTADPVKMEEAVRMAAVTFNLRDRINTGANDMSPADLEDAGAELAKAYGAAFSVVKGDELAQGYGMLHAVGQAAGKGREPRLIELEWGNPEHPRIAIIGKGVCFDSGGLDIKPASGMRLMKKDMGGAAHALALAELVMQNKLPVRLHMLVPAVENSISGEATRPGDVMTSRKGITVENSNTDAEGRLILGDALTKAEEKDPELVFDFATLTGAARVALGADLQALFANDDTLAAEILAAGEEEADPIWRMPLYDPYKDLLKSDVADMVNAAEGPFGGAITAALFLKEFVPAKAQWAHFDIFCWNGSPKPGRPKGAEAVSLRATWKVLKDRYGG